The following coding sequences lie in one Fuerstiella sp. genomic window:
- a CDS encoding dihydrodipicolinate synthase family protein has translation MSSTSNEQLNGILTVLQTPFTEQLSLDRDTLRAGIDWAFKIGAHGVVVAMVSEVLRLGYHQRRELAAEVCEAVAGRGFTVISAGAESTGEAIEYARHAEELGASAVMAIPPVATRLDSAQTLSYFEAIAQSVSIPLVVQDASSYVGGSIDLKVYRSLLDQFGFERILFKPEASPLGPNLSKLRDATDGAARIFEGSGGISLVDCHRRGIVGTMPGMELLDGIVELWKALEAGDENRIYELSLPICAIVTLQIQAGLDGFLAVEKYLLHKRGLYPNTIRIQPNAWDLDDETRREIDRLFARFQSVV, from the coding sequence ATGTCCTCAACGAGTAACGAACAACTGAACGGCATTCTTACCGTTCTGCAGACACCGTTCACCGAACAACTCAGTCTGGACCGTGACACTCTGCGTGCAGGGATTGACTGGGCCTTTAAGATCGGAGCCCACGGTGTCGTGGTGGCCATGGTCAGTGAGGTCCTGCGACTTGGCTATCATCAAAGAAGGGAACTGGCCGCTGAAGTCTGCGAAGCTGTCGCCGGAAGAGGTTTCACTGTCATCAGCGCCGGTGCAGAAAGCACCGGCGAGGCGATCGAGTACGCCCGCCACGCTGAAGAACTGGGAGCCTCTGCAGTCATGGCCATTCCGCCGGTGGCAACCCGACTGGACAGTGCACAGACTCTGTCCTACTTCGAAGCCATCGCTCAAAGCGTGTCGATTCCCCTGGTGGTACAGGATGCATCCAGTTACGTGGGGGGAAGTATTGATTTAAAGGTTTACCGAAGTCTGCTGGATCAGTTTGGGTTTGAGCGGATTTTGTTTAAACCGGAAGCGAGTCCGCTGGGACCCAACCTTTCAAAACTGCGGGATGCAACCGACGGAGCGGCAAGGATTTTTGAAGGATCCGGAGGCATCAGTCTGGTGGACTGTCATCGCCGCGGAATTGTGGGAACGATGCCCGGCATGGAATTACTCGATGGTATTGTCGAACTGTGGAAGGCACTGGAGGCGGGAGATGAAAACCGAATCTACGAATTGTCCCTGCCGATCTGCGCCATCGTGACTCTGCAGATCCAGGCCGGGCTCGACGGTTTCCTGGCGGTCGAAAAATATCTGTTGCATAAACGCGGACTGTATCCCAATACAATTCGCATTCAGCCGAACGCCTGGGACCTCGACGATGAAACGCGCCGGGAGATTGACCGGCTGTTTGCAAGATTTCAGTCAGTTGTCTGA
- a CDS encoding PSD1 and planctomycete cytochrome C domain-containing protein, translated as MISHKSETTRCFLLLLFLTGFGTAQASNQPADTVEFFENHVRPILANHCYDCHGEDEASGNLRLDLKSGWERGGDAGPAIVPGDPSSSLLFRAVSWQDPDLKMPPDEAGGKLSDKDISLLKEWIRTGAVDPRSGEEILTDIDTKSKLHWAFQPLNPPQIPDDVHPVDFLVLQKLSDAGFASTERADAHTLLRRATFDLLGLPPTPEQKTAYREGFSELIRHLLASPRYGERWGRHWLDVARYSDAKDGVLMYGDERIRPFAYTYRDYVIRSFNEDKPFDRFIQEQLAGDQLSLPKHSPELAAMGLLTLGPMFDKNRHDVIDDQIDVITRGFLGLTVSCARCHDHKFDPVPTADYYSLYGIFASSIEPYHRPRIAEVSEDGRGFEQEYSAKLEEVRASQKSYIESTVNTARVRTPEYLVRVATTEPDIDETSIFFLSLVPEQLRPGITWRWRQLISKRAFPDDPVFGPWHDLMQSPVLRTTEWRERGVDSRIINALTAASPETPEQIARTYGQVLRSVWNAERQLIEQISEIDDRLTERNTHAVSIADLTGGGNGFGSGRRGRGIHPATGNITGDQEGSVNIEHPGRLVEVQTSEFIDGVFVPNSGQTTISSTGLVITTNTESSNQTWDYFRYGPVSGATVNSIDGIDYSAAPNRMLGIGADKGITFDIQAMRDACIFKASRFKTVFGHTGEADESRLHLSLYLDAQKILEHNNVGVQKNGIDIDVRIPEHARFLTLVVTASAQNPSRSQAVFGNPQIVPQFSRESDQRRSAETAELKRHRLELQTKRHELALKDDPLGSLLVSRQSPIWFPREDLRLYLSRFDKIDFEDLLSELDAIAVKHPNAPSRAMVLADSEVLYEPVIFQRGDPGQRGTPVGRHFLKVLSAEPRISFPDGSGRRNLADAIAAADNPLTARVWVNRVWMHHFGEPLVENPGDFGLRTKRPVHFELLDYLADSFIRNGWRTKPLHQLIMSSQAYQRASQIPETDRMARQLESDSRNELLWHANRRRLDFEQMRDSMLAVSGQMDTKMYGRPLLITESSNTRRTIYAFVERQNIPAMVQTFDFANADTSTSRRVNTTVPQQALFAMNSEFTARAADALGKLADNFSGQEKIIYLYTEALGRSPSHAELQMAANFLTAGSTEQLAQVLLMSNEFMFVD; from the coding sequence ATGATCAGTCACAAAAGCGAAACCACACGATGCTTTCTCCTTCTGCTGTTCCTGACCGGATTCGGAACGGCCCAGGCATCGAATCAGCCGGCGGACACCGTGGAGTTTTTCGAAAATCATGTGCGTCCGATTCTGGCTAACCACTGTTACGACTGTCACGGCGAAGACGAAGCATCAGGAAACCTGCGGCTGGACCTGAAATCCGGATGGGAACGAGGAGGAGATGCAGGTCCGGCCATTGTCCCCGGTGATCCTTCGTCCAGTCTGTTGTTTCGGGCCGTGTCCTGGCAGGACCCGGATCTAAAAATGCCCCCGGATGAGGCAGGCGGTAAGTTGTCCGACAAGGACATTTCACTGTTGAAGGAATGGATTCGGACCGGGGCTGTGGATCCTCGAAGCGGCGAAGAGATCCTCACCGATATCGACACGAAGTCAAAACTCCACTGGGCGTTTCAGCCTCTGAATCCTCCTCAGATCCCGGACGATGTTCATCCGGTCGACTTTCTGGTCCTGCAAAAACTCAGCGATGCCGGATTCGCATCCACGGAACGTGCAGATGCGCACACGCTGCTGCGCCGTGCAACATTCGATCTGCTGGGACTGCCGCCAACTCCTGAACAGAAGACGGCATATCGTGAGGGTTTCTCTGAACTGATTCGCCATCTGCTGGCGTCGCCTCGCTACGGGGAACGCTGGGGACGTCACTGGCTGGATGTTGCTCGTTATTCGGACGCCAAGGACGGTGTTCTGATGTACGGCGATGAACGTATTCGACCGTTTGCCTACACGTATCGCGATTACGTTATCCGTTCATTTAATGAGGACAAACCCTTTGACCGGTTCATCCAGGAACAACTTGCCGGCGATCAGCTGTCGCTTCCGAAACATTCACCGGAGCTGGCTGCTATGGGCTTGCTGACACTGGGCCCCATGTTTGACAAAAATCGTCACGACGTGATTGACGACCAGATCGATGTCATCACGCGAGGATTTCTGGGCCTGACAGTCAGTTGTGCGCGATGTCACGATCACAAATTCGATCCGGTTCCTACGGCGGACTACTATTCCCTTTACGGCATTTTTGCCAGTAGTATCGAACCATACCATCGTCCGCGAATCGCAGAGGTCTCTGAAGACGGCCGCGGATTTGAACAGGAGTACTCAGCAAAGCTCGAAGAAGTCCGGGCGAGTCAGAAATCCTACATCGAATCAACGGTGAATACGGCACGAGTCCGCACTCCCGAGTATCTGGTTCGAGTCGCCACCACTGAACCTGATATTGATGAAACCTCAATTTTCTTTCTTTCTCTGGTTCCCGAACAACTGCGCCCCGGAATCACCTGGCGATGGCGACAATTGATCTCAAAACGTGCGTTTCCTGATGATCCTGTGTTTGGACCGTGGCATGATCTGATGCAAAGCCCCGTACTGCGGACCACGGAATGGCGCGAACGTGGAGTGGATTCCCGCATCATCAACGCTCTGACTGCCGCCTCCCCTGAAACTCCAGAACAGATTGCCCGAACCTACGGGCAGGTTCTCCGCAGTGTCTGGAACGCAGAAAGACAACTGATCGAACAGATCAGTGAGATTGATGATCGCCTCACAGAACGGAACACCCATGCGGTCAGCATCGCGGATCTCACCGGCGGCGGCAATGGATTTGGCAGCGGCAGGCGAGGTCGCGGTATCCACCCGGCCACCGGAAACATCACAGGCGATCAGGAGGGATCGGTGAACATCGAACACCCCGGCCGGCTGGTCGAAGTTCAGACCAGCGAATTCATCGACGGGGTGTTCGTACCAAACTCCGGGCAAACAACAATCAGTTCCACTGGTCTTGTGATCACCACAAACACGGAATCCAGTAATCAAACCTGGGACTATTTCCGGTATGGCCCGGTCAGCGGAGCCACCGTGAACTCAATAGACGGAATTGACTATTCCGCAGCTCCAAATCGGATGCTGGGAATAGGCGCCGACAAGGGGATCACCTTCGACATTCAGGCAATGCGGGACGCATGCATTTTCAAAGCGTCCCGATTCAAAACGGTGTTTGGTCATACTGGCGAGGCCGACGAAAGCCGGCTTCACCTGAGTCTCTATCTCGACGCTCAAAAAATTCTGGAACACAACAACGTTGGCGTTCAGAAGAACGGCATTGACATCGACGTCCGTATTCCTGAACACGCACGTTTTCTTACACTAGTGGTCACCGCATCGGCACAGAATCCGTCACGCAGCCAGGCTGTTTTCGGAAATCCGCAGATTGTCCCTCAGTTTTCCAGGGAATCCGATCAACGTCGAAGTGCTGAGACTGCAGAACTCAAACGCCACAGACTGGAACTTCAGACAAAGCGTCATGAATTGGCACTTAAGGATGATCCGCTGGGATCGTTACTGGTATCACGGCAAAGTCCGATATGGTTTCCAAGGGAGGATTTGCGCCTGTATCTGTCCAGGTTTGACAAGATTGACTTCGAAGACCTGTTGAGTGAACTCGATGCAATTGCTGTGAAGCACCCGAACGCGCCTTCACGCGCCATGGTGCTGGCTGACAGTGAAGTTTTGTACGAACCGGTGATCTTCCAGCGAGGTGACCCTGGTCAACGAGGAACACCTGTGGGACGCCATTTCCTGAAGGTCCTGTCGGCAGAACCCCGAATCAGCTTTCCTGACGGAAGCGGTCGACGAAATCTGGCCGATGCTATCGCTGCTGCTGACAATCCCTTAACGGCACGCGTATGGGTCAATCGAGTCTGGATGCACCATTTTGGGGAGCCGCTGGTGGAAAACCCCGGAGATTTCGGCCTCAGAACCAAGCGACCGGTTCATTTTGAACTGCTGGACTACCTGGCTGATTCATTCATCAGGAATGGCTGGAGGACAAAACCGCTCCATCAACTGATCATGTCCTCTCAGGCATACCAGCGAGCCTCACAAATTCCTGAAACCGATCGAATGGCCCGCCAGCTTGAATCTGACTCCAGGAATGAACTGTTGTGGCACGCGAACCGCAGACGGCTTGATTTTGAACAAATGCGGGACAGCATGCTGGCCGTATCAGGCCAAATGGACACCAAAATGTATGGACGTCCACTGCTGATTACGGAATCTTCAAATACTCGCCGAACGATTTACGCATTTGTTGAGCGGCAGAACATCCCGGCGATGGTACAGACATTTGATTTCGCAAATGCTGACACTTCCACATCCCGTCGAGTGAACACAACCGTTCCACAGCAGGCCCTGTTCGCAATGAATTCGGAGTTCACTGCCAGAGCGGCTGACGCGCTTGGGAAATTAGCCGACAATTTTTCCGGGCAGGAAAAGATAATTTACCTGTACACTGAAGCGCTGGGACGCTCGCCGTCGCACGCAGAACTTCAGATGGCAGCGAATTTTTTGACCGCAGGTTCAACAGAACAACTTGCTCAGGTCCTGTTGATGAGCAACGAGTTCATGTTCGTGGATTGA
- a CDS encoding Na(+)-translocating NADH-quinone reductase subunit A — translation MSDPSWQGSQEPYPTAESHQVGPLPVNLPRTICSQPMHRITKGLDLPITGHPPQRITAGPPVTKVALLGADYIGMKPTMLVQPGDTVKLGQPLFADKKTEGVVFTSPAAGQVSEINRGQRRVFQSVVIDVKGDDSIEFPALANKDLRSVDRSELVDLLVSSGLWTSFRTRPYSRIPLPASQPRSIFVQAIDTNPLAAEPRMVIQEREHDFHFGLLALSRLTDGPVFLCRPPAQVLPGEDGDSIQPEEFDGRHPAGLPGTHIHLLDPVGPSKTVWTINYQDVIAIGHLVTTGRLSVDRVISVAGPSVETPQVIRSRMGASLDELFAGRLTEGNHRCISGSVLSGRTSSGVFAYLGRYHLQATAVAEGNQREFLGWLTPGANRFSVRRIFSSALDRTKRFAFSTSQEGNERAMVPIGMYEQVMPLDILPTFLLKSLIVGNTEEAQALGCLELDEEDLALCTFVCPGKYEYGPMLRESLTTIEREG, via the coding sequence ATGTCTGATCCCTCGTGGCAGGGATCGCAGGAACCGTATCCGACTGCCGAATCGCACCAGGTGGGCCCACTACCCGTCAATTTGCCACGAACAATCTGTAGCCAACCAATGCATCGCATCACAAAAGGTCTGGATTTGCCGATCACCGGGCATCCTCCACAGAGGATCACTGCGGGGCCCCCGGTCACAAAAGTGGCACTGCTGGGCGCCGATTATATCGGCATGAAGCCAACGATGCTGGTACAACCGGGAGACACCGTCAAACTCGGGCAGCCACTGTTTGCAGACAAAAAAACAGAGGGTGTCGTCTTTACCAGTCCGGCTGCGGGACAGGTCTCTGAAATCAATCGGGGACAACGCCGGGTTTTCCAGTCAGTCGTCATCGATGTGAAAGGTGACGACTCCATCGAGTTTCCGGCACTGGCGAACAAAGATCTCCGGTCTGTTGACCGAAGTGAACTGGTCGACCTCCTGGTCAGCAGCGGACTGTGGACGTCATTCCGTACAAGACCTTACAGTCGAATACCATTGCCGGCGAGTCAACCGCGTTCAATCTTTGTACAGGCCATCGACACCAATCCGCTGGCTGCAGAGCCACGCATGGTCATTCAGGAACGGGAACACGATTTTCACTTCGGTCTGCTGGCACTGTCGCGTTTGACGGACGGTCCGGTTTTCCTCTGCCGTCCTCCGGCTCAGGTACTTCCGGGCGAGGACGGCGACAGCATTCAGCCGGAAGAGTTTGACGGACGGCACCCCGCCGGACTGCCGGGGACACATATTCATCTCCTGGACCCGGTTGGCCCCTCCAAGACTGTATGGACAATCAATTATCAGGATGTGATTGCCATTGGTCATCTGGTAACAACCGGACGATTGTCTGTCGATCGAGTCATCTCAGTTGCAGGTCCGTCCGTTGAGACTCCTCAGGTGATTCGTTCGAGAATGGGTGCCTCTCTGGATGAACTTTTCGCAGGACGACTTACGGAGGGAAATCATCGGTGTATCTCCGGCAGCGTACTCAGCGGCAGAACCTCTTCGGGAGTCTTTGCCTATCTGGGTCGTTATCATCTGCAGGCGACTGCTGTTGCTGAGGGGAACCAGCGAGAATTTCTGGGCTGGTTGACCCCCGGGGCAAATCGATTTTCAGTCCGACGAATTTTCTCGTCGGCACTGGACCGAACGAAGCGATTTGCGTTCTCGACGTCTCAGGAAGGCAACGAACGGGCCATGGTCCCGATAGGCATGTACGAACAGGTAATGCCGCTCGATATTCTGCCAACGTTTTTGCTGAAATCATTGATTGTTGGTAACACGGAAGAAGCCCAGGCACTCGGGTGCCTGGAACTGGATGAAGAAGACCTGGCCCTGTGCACCTTTGTATGTCCAGGCAAGTATGAATATGGCCCGATGCTTCGTGAAAGTCTGACGACAATCGAGCGCGAAGGCTGA
- a CDS encoding NADH:ubiquinone reductase (Na(+)-transporting) subunit B, with protein sequence MKFLRNKLDQMEPFFHKGGKLEKLYPVYEALDTFLYTPGIVTNGAAHVRDGMDVKRMMIFVVIALTPCIYMACWNTGYQTNLAARSVIENGMSPDDLVAELGWRAAMLRNMGWSPGSGGNWLWHVIHGALYFFPVFLVTNIVGGTWELIFSCTRGHEINEGFMVTGMLFPLTLPATIPLWQVALGISFGVVIGKEVFGGTGRNILNPALTGRAFLYFAYPGQIIGDKVWVAAVDSFSGPTLLTTMGSVRDVSADSYKDVVSTLNLSWFDAFMGWIPGSMGETSTLACLLGAGFLVITGVGSWRIMAGVLAGATGLSMALNGVASTTNAVFQVPPHMHLMTGGLAFGLVFMATDPVSAAVTDKGRWIYGILIGVMTIIIRVVNPAFPEGIMLAILFGNVFAPTIDYFVKDQNVKRRAARDAT encoded by the coding sequence ATGAAATTTCTGCGTAACAAACTGGATCAGATGGAGCCATTTTTCCACAAGGGTGGAAAACTGGAAAAGCTCTATCCGGTTTACGAAGCACTCGACACCTTCCTGTATACCCCGGGAATCGTGACCAACGGTGCTGCTCACGTCCGTGATGGCATGGATGTGAAGCGGATGATGATTTTTGTGGTCATTGCCTTGACCCCGTGTATCTATATGGCGTGCTGGAACACCGGCTACCAGACCAATCTGGCCGCTCGTTCCGTCATTGAAAACGGAATGTCCCCGGATGATCTGGTTGCCGAACTTGGCTGGCGAGCCGCAATGCTTCGGAATATGGGCTGGTCCCCCGGATCCGGCGGGAACTGGCTGTGGCATGTGATTCATGGCGCCCTGTATTTTTTCCCGGTCTTTTTGGTAACAAATATCGTTGGTGGCACATGGGAACTCATCTTTAGCTGTACACGAGGCCATGAAATCAATGAAGGCTTTATGGTAACGGGAATGCTGTTTCCACTGACACTCCCTGCGACAATACCTCTGTGGCAGGTAGCACTGGGAATCAGTTTCGGAGTCGTAATTGGTAAAGAAGTTTTCGGTGGCACCGGTCGCAACATTCTGAATCCCGCACTGACCGGCCGGGCATTTCTTTACTTTGCCTATCCAGGACAGATCATCGGAGACAAGGTTTGGGTGGCAGCTGTCGATAGTTTCAGCGGTCCGACGCTGTTGACAACGATGGGTTCCGTTCGTGACGTCTCCGCTGACTCATACAAAGACGTTGTCAGTACGCTGAACCTGAGCTGGTTTGACGCGTTTATGGGCTGGATCCCGGGATCAATGGGTGAGACTTCGACATTGGCGTGTCTTCTGGGAGCCGGTTTCCTGGTGATCACGGGAGTCGGCTCCTGGAGAATCATGGCAGGAGTGCTGGCAGGAGCCACTGGACTGTCTATGGCATTGAACGGAGTCGCCAGCACCACCAATGCCGTGTTTCAGGTTCCGCCGCATATGCATCTGATGACGGGAGGTCTGGCCTTTGGTCTGGTCTTCATGGCAACCGATCCTGTGTCCGCCGCCGTGACGGACAAGGGACGCTGGATTTACGGAATCCTGATCGGAGTGATGACAATCATCATACGAGTCGTCAATCCCGCGTTTCCGGAGGGCATTATGCTGGCAATCCTGTTCGGCAATGTGTTTGCTCCGACGATTGACTATTTCGTCAAGGACCAAAATGTCAAGCGGAGGGCCGCCCGCGATGCAACGTGA
- a CDS encoding Na(+)-translocating NADH-quinone reductase subunit C: MQRESTLYTFKVAVVLCLVCSVVVSSLAVGLRGVQKEQKEAFRQQNILTAAGLWNKSENTKQEAEAFYSQYITPVFIDLERSRSTNRVQEGSGELDPKAAARDSRWHTLISELDRNVEVRDDAGIRKREKYTTVYEVKEDGRLKTLVLPIRGYGLWSTLWGFIALDLTQVTQGPESITIKGLSYYEHGETPGLGGEVENPLWTAKWPGKMVYDADWKVRVEVSKTATTGYQVDALSGATITSNGVTGMLKFWLGEYGFGPYLKFLSDSAANSDSDSGSPGNGPTSETLSTTAQ; encoded by the coding sequence ATGCAACGTGAATCTACATTGTATACATTCAAAGTCGCTGTGGTCCTGTGTTTGGTTTGTTCTGTAGTTGTGTCTTCACTCGCTGTGGGACTCAGAGGCGTTCAGAAGGAACAAAAGGAAGCATTTCGACAACAAAACATTCTGACGGCTGCCGGGTTATGGAACAAATCCGAAAACACAAAACAGGAAGCAGAGGCGTTCTACAGCCAGTACATCACGCCGGTGTTCATTGATCTGGAACGAAGTCGGTCCACGAATCGAGTCCAGGAAGGATCCGGTGAACTTGATCCAAAAGCCGCCGCCCGTGACTCCCGATGGCATACTCTGATATCGGAACTCGACAGGAATGTGGAGGTCCGCGACGATGCCGGTATCCGCAAACGTGAAAAATACACTACCGTCTATGAAGTCAAAGAAGACGGTCGACTGAAGACTCTCGTGCTGCCGATTCGAGGTTACGGGCTGTGGTCCACACTCTGGGGATTCATTGCGCTTGATCTGACACAGGTAACACAGGGTCCGGAGTCAATCACGATCAAAGGGTTGTCATACTACGAGCATGGCGAAACACCTGGACTTGGCGGAGAAGTTGAAAACCCGCTCTGGACCGCCAAATGGCCGGGAAAAATGGTGTACGATGCGGACTGGAAGGTTCGCGTTGAAGTTTCCAAGACAGCGACAACCGGCTATCAGGTAGACGCGCTGTCCGGAGCAACAATCACTTCCAACGGCGTCACCGGAATGCTGAAGTTTTGGCTCGGCGAGTACGGTTTTGGCCCATATCTGAAATTCCTCTCCGACTCGGCTGCGAATTCTGATTCAGATTCCGGCAGTCCAGGGAACGGTCCCACCTCAGAGACGCTGTCAACGACCGCGCAGTAA
- a CDS encoding NADH:ubiquinone reductase (Na(+)-transporting) subunit D, producing the protein MADKTARQVLFDPLINDNPITLQVLGLCSALAVTVKLETSLVMALAVTLVTGCSGAAIGLINQVIPHKIRIIVQMTVIASLVIAVDQLLQAFAFSVSQKLSVFVGLIITNCIVMGRAEAFAMKNGPWMSFLDGIGNGLGYSLILILVGFVRELFGSGKLLGYTVLHPVTDEGWYVTNGLLLISPSAFVLIGLIIWVIRTFKPEQVGK; encoded by the coding sequence ATGGCCGACAAGACAGCCAGACAGGTCCTTTTCGACCCATTAATTAATGACAATCCAATTACGCTGCAGGTGCTCGGACTATGCAGCGCTCTGGCAGTAACTGTAAAGCTGGAGACGTCGCTGGTAATGGCACTGGCCGTCACACTGGTGACCGGATGTTCCGGAGCGGCCATCGGTCTGATCAACCAGGTGATTCCTCACAAAATCCGGATCATCGTACAGATGACGGTCATCGCTTCGCTGGTAATCGCTGTGGACCAGCTACTGCAGGCTTTTGCATTCTCCGTCAGTCAAAAGCTTTCGGTCTTCGTGGGATTGATCATTACAAACTGTATCGTCATGGGCAGAGCTGAAGCCTTCGCCATGAAAAACGGACCGTGGATGAGCTTTCTGGACGGAATCGGAAACGGGCTGGGATACAGCTTGATCCTGATTCTTGTTGGATTTGTTCGAGAGCTCTTCGGATCAGGTAAACTGCTGGGATACACGGTGCTTCACCCGGTCACTGATGAAGGCTGGTACGTAACCAACGGACTTCTGTTGATTTCTCCCAGCGCTTTCGTGCTGATCGGACTGATTATCTGGGTGATCCGAACATTCAAACCCGAACAAGTTGGCAAGTGA
- the nqrE gene encoding NADH:ubiquinone reductase (Na(+)-transporting) subunit E has protein sequence MEHYLSIVVKAIFIENLALAFFLGMCTFLAVSKNVKTALGLGVAVIVIQGITVPVNNLIYQYLLSPGALSWTGSDRLSEQDLMFVGLISYIGVIAAMVQILEMTLDRFFPRLYNSLGIFLPLITVNCAILGGTLIMVERGMTFDDSVAFGVGSGVGWAMAIVALAGIREKMNYSNVPDGLKGLGITFIVVGLMSLAFQAFSGIKL, from the coding sequence GTGGAACACTACCTCAGCATCGTTGTCAAAGCGATTTTCATCGAGAACCTCGCACTGGCTTTTTTCCTGGGCATGTGTACGTTCCTGGCGGTTTCAAAGAACGTAAAAACCGCCCTCGGTCTGGGAGTCGCCGTGATCGTGATTCAGGGAATCACAGTTCCGGTCAACAACCTGATTTACCAGTATCTGCTGTCTCCGGGAGCACTCAGCTGGACAGGAAGCGACAGACTTTCTGAACAGGATTTGATGTTCGTCGGACTGATCAGTTATATCGGAGTGATTGCGGCAATGGTGCAGATCCTCGAAATGACGCTCGATCGGTTCTTTCCGCGGTTGTACAACAGCTTGGGAATCTTTCTTCCACTGATTACCGTTAACTGTGCGATCCTCGGTGGAACACTGATTATGGTGGAACGAGGAATGACCTTCGACGACAGCGTTGCTTTTGGAGTTGGTTCAGGCGTTGGCTGGGCCATGGCGATTGTGGCCCTGGCCGGTATTCGCGAGAAAATGAATTACAGCAACGTTCCCGACGGTCTGAAGGGACTGGGGATTACATTCATTGTGGTAGGCCTGATGTCTCTGGCGTTCCAGGCGTTTTCCGGTATCAAACTTTAG
- the nqrF gene encoding NADH:ubiquinone reductase (Na(+)-transporting) subunit F — protein MLTILLGVLMFTGVVVVLVGLIVEAHKLLVPDGDVTILINDQKKISVPAGGKLLNALASNGVFVSSACGGGGTCAQCKVHIHTGGGEILDTEKTHINRKEERQGCRLSCQVGVKQDMQIEVPPEVFETKKWKCKVRSNRNVATFIKELVLELPEGEDVGFKAGGYIQIECPPHSLRYRDFNIEEEYHEDWDRFDVWKYESVVTEEVVRAYSMANYPGEKGIIMLNVRVASPGPKDPPETPPGKMSSYIFNLKPGDEVTISGPYGEFYIKDTPAEKIYIGGGAGMAPLRSHIFELFRSMDTGCNVTYWYGGRSVRELFYLDEFEELESTNDNFKLNIALSDPMEEDKWTGLTGFIHQVLHDEYLANHPAPEDCEYYICGPPIMLKCCQDMLASLGVEPENIAYDDFGG, from the coding sequence ATGTTAACCATTCTGCTCGGCGTTCTGATGTTTACGGGAGTCGTCGTCGTCCTGGTCGGCCTGATTGTTGAGGCCCATAAACTTTTGGTACCCGACGGTGATGTGACGATCCTGATTAACGATCAAAAGAAAATTTCTGTTCCCGCCGGAGGAAAACTGCTGAATGCTCTGGCATCCAACGGAGTCTTCGTTTCATCAGCCTGTGGTGGTGGAGGCACCTGCGCTCAGTGCAAGGTTCACATCCATACAGGTGGAGGTGAAATCCTCGACACAGAAAAAACCCATATCAACAGGAAGGAAGAACGGCAGGGGTGTCGTCTGTCCTGTCAGGTCGGTGTTAAACAGGACATGCAGATTGAAGTTCCACCGGAAGTGTTTGAGACAAAAAAATGGAAATGTAAGGTTCGATCCAATCGGAATGTGGCCACATTCATTAAGGAACTGGTTCTCGAACTGCCGGAAGGAGAAGACGTAGGATTCAAAGCCGGCGGATATATTCAGATTGAATGTCCGCCTCACAGTCTCAGATATCGTGACTTCAACATCGAAGAAGAGTATCACGAAGACTGGGACAGATTCGATGTCTGGAAATACGAATCGGTTGTCACAGAAGAAGTCGTGCGGGCCTATTCGATGGCAAACTACCCGGGCGAAAAAGGCATCATTATGCTGAACGTTCGCGTCGCCAGTCCCGGACCGAAAGATCCACCGGAGACACCGCCCGGAAAGATGTCATCCTACATCTTTAACCTGAAACCAGGCGACGAAGTGACAATTTCCGGACCGTACGGTGAATTTTACATTAAAGACACCCCGGCGGAAAAAATATACATTGGCGGTGGTGCTGGTATGGCACCTTTACGGTCGCATATTTTTGAACTGTTCCGCAGTATGGACACCGGCTGCAATGTCACGTACTGGTATGGCGGACGCAGTGTACGTGAGCTGTTTTATCTGGACGAATTTGAGGAACTGGAAAGTACCAACGACAATTTCAAGCTTAATATCGCTCTGTCGGATCCTATGGAGGAAGACAAGTGGACCGGACTGACCGGATTCATTCATCAGGTCCTGCACGACGAATACCTTGCAAATCATCCAGCCCCCGAAGACTGCGAATACTACATCTGCGGACCGCCCATCATGCTCAAGTGCTGTCAGGACATGCTCGCCAGCCTGGGTGTTGAACCCGAAAACATCGCCTACGACGATTTTGGCGGCTGA